Proteins found in one Hevea brasiliensis isolate MT/VB/25A 57/8 chromosome 18, ASM3005281v1, whole genome shotgun sequence genomic segment:
- the LOC110666723 gene encoding sugar carrier protein C — MPAVGGIAPGSGKKEYPGNLTPYVTVTCVVAAMGGLIFGYDIGISGGVTSMDSFLRKFFPSVYWKKKEDSTTNQYCQYDSQKLTMFTSSLYLAALAASLVASWITRKFGRKLSMLFGGVLFCAGAIINGLAKAVWMLILGRILLGFGIGFANQSVPLYLSEMAPYRYRGALNIGFQLSITIGILVANILNYFFAKIHGGWGWRLSLGGAMVPALIITVGSLILPDTPNSMIERGRHEEARTKLRRVRGVYDVDEEFNDLVLASEESKKVEHPWKNLLQRKYRPQLTMAIAIPFFQQLTGINVIMFYAPVLFDTIGFGSQAALMSAVITGLVNVLATLVSIYGVDKWGRRFLFLEGGIQMLICQAVVAACIGAKFGVNGNPGELPKWYAIVVVLFICVYVAGFAWSWGPLGWLVPSEIFPLEIRSAAQSVNVSVNMLFTFIVAQVFLIMLCHLKFGLFLFFAFFVLMMSIFVYYFLPETKGIPIEEMTQVWKSHWYWSRYVADEDFPNGALEMGKGGQGPKNVRLSLNFPSLFSFFFCA; from the exons ATGCCTGCTGTAGGAGGGATAGCCCCTGGTAGTGGCAAAAAGGAGTATCCGGGGAACCTTACCCCTTATGTGACTGTAACATGTGTAGTTGCAGCCATGGGTGGTTTGATCTTTGGTTACGATATTGGGATTTCTG GTGGAGTTACGTCCATGGATTCCTTCTTGAGAAAGTTTTTTCCTTCAGTCTACTGGAAGAAGAAAGAGGACTCAACCACGAATCAATACTGCCAATATGATAGTCAGAAATTGACCATGTTCACGTCCTCACTATACTTGGCTGCTTTAGCAGCGTCTCTTGTAGCCTCCTGGATTACCCGTAAATTTGGAAGGAAACTTTCTATGCTTTTTGGTGGTGTGCTCTTCTGTGCTGGTGCCATCATCAATGGCCTGGCTAAAGCAGTCTGGATGCTGATTCTTGGAAGAATTTTGCTCGGTTTCGGAATTGGTTTTGCCAATCAG TCTGTGCCACTCTATCTCTCTGAGATGGCTCCATACAGATACAGAGGAGCACTTAACATCGGTTTCCAGTTATCGATCACAATCGGTATCCTCGTAGCCAATATCCTCAACTATTTCTTTGCAAAGATCCATGGTGGTTGGGGATGGAGATTGAGTCTTGGAGGTGCTATGGTCCCTGCCCTTATAATTACAGTGGGATCACTAATCCTACCAGACACACCAAACTCTATGATTGAACGTGGCCGGCACGAAGAGGCCAGGACCAAACTGAGGAGAGTTCGTGGTGTCTATGATGTGGACGAGGAGTTTAATGATCTTGTTCTTGCCAGTGAAGAATCAAAGAAAGTTGAGCACCCTTGGAAAAATTTGTTGCAGAGAAAATACAGGCCTCAACTTACTATGGCAATAGCAATCCCATTCTTCCAGCAACTCACTGGCATCAATGTGATCATGTTCTATGCTCCTGTTTTGTTCGATACAATTGGTTTTGGCAGCCAAGCTGCACTCATGTCTGCTGTGATCACTGGGTTGGTTAATGTTTTAGCAACCTTGGTTTCAATCTATGGTGTTGACAAGTGGGGAAGGAGGTTCCTTTTCCTTGAGGGTGGAATTCAAATGTTAATATGCCAG GCAGTTGTTGCAGCTTGTATCGGTGCTAAGTTCGGAGTAAATGGGAACCCTGGAGAGTTGCCCAAATGGTATGCCATTGTTGTGGTGCTATTCATTTGCGTCTATGTTGCTGGATTTGCCTGGTCTTGGGGTCCCCTTGGCTGGTTGGTGCCCAGTGAAATTTTCCCACTCGAAATTCGATCTGCTGCCCAAAGTGTCAATGTTTCTGTGAACATGCTCTTCACATTTATAGTGGCTCAAGTTTTCCTAATAATGCTTTGCCACTTAAAATTTGGGCTATTCCTCTTCTTTGCCTTCTTTGTGCTGATGATGTCCATCTTTGTTTATTACTTCTTGCCTGAGACCAAGGGAATTCCTATTGAAGAGATGACACAAGTCTGGAAATCACACTGGTACTGGTCTAGATATGTTGCTGATGAAGATTTTCCAAATGGAGCCCTTGAGATGGGGAAGGGAGGCCAAGGTCCAAAGAATGTGCGATTGAGCCTTAATTTtccttctcttttttctttttttttttgtgcttaG